Within Raineyella sp. W15-4, the genomic segment GGTCGGTCAGCCCGAGCAGCGCCGCGGGGGCGGCCGACATCCGGTCGGCAACCCCGGCCCAGTCGAGCAGTCCGGGCCGCACCAGGGTGTCGATCACCACCGCGAGGGACTGCTCCAGCCCCACCATCCCGGGGCGCGCATCGACGAAGGCGTGGTCCTTGTCCTGGGCGGCGTGCGGGGCGTGGTCGGTGCCGATCATGTCGATCGTGCCGTCGGCCACCGCCGCCCGCAGCGCCTCGACGTGCTCGGCGGTGCGCAGCGGCGGGTTGACCTTGAACGTGGTGTCGTAGCCGGCCAGCAGGTCGGTGGTCAGCAGCAGGTGGTGCGGCGTCGCCTCGGCGGTGACCCGTACGCCACGGGCCTTCGCCGCCCGGATGATGTCCAGTGACTCCCGGGCGGACACGTGGCAGACGTGGTAGCGGGCGCCGGTCAGAGCGGCGAGTTCCACGTCGCGGGCGACGATCGTCGACTCGGCAGCCGTCGGCCAACCGCCCAGACCGAGTTTGCCGGACAGCTCGCCCTCGTGACAGCAGGCATCCGGGCCGGCCAGCCGGGGGTCCTGGGCGTGCTGGGCCAGCACCCCGTCGAACGCGCGGACGTACTCGAACGCCCGGCGCATCACCTGCCCGTCGGCGACGCAGTGGCCGTCGTCGGAGAAGCAGCGGGTCCCGGTCGCCCGGTGGATCAGTCCCAGCTCGGCGAGCTGCTCGCCGGCCAGTCCCTTGGTGATCGCCCCGCAGGGGATAACGACGCAGGCGCCCTGGTCGGCGGCGATCCCGGCGACCTCGCGGGCGATGTCGGCGGTGTCGGTGACCGGGGTGGTGTTGGCCATCGCCTGGACGGCGGTGAAGCCGCCGCGGGCCGCGGCCGCGGTGCCGGTGCGGATGGTTTCGGCGTCCTCCCGGCCCGGCTCGCGCAGGTGGACGTGCGGGTCGACCAGGCCGGGCAGGGCGACCAGCCCGGTGCCGTCGAGCCGCTCGACGTCGGCGGGGACGGTCGCGGGGTCGCCGAAGACCGCGCCATCCACGTACACGTCACCGGTGGTGCCGTCGGGGAGGGTGACGCCGGTGACCAGCAGCCGGGTCGGGGCGCCGGTGCTGAGCGGGGTGACGGTCATGCCGTGGGTCCTTTCGCGTCGGTCGATGACGTCGACGGGGTCGGGGTGGTGAGTGGGGGAGTGGAGCCGCCGAGCAGGTGGTAGAGCACGCTCATCCGGACGGCGACGCCGGCGGCGACCTGGTCGAGCACCCGCGAGCCGGCGGCGTCGGCCGCATCGGCGGAGATCTCCAGCCCGCGGTTCATCGGCCCGGGGTGGAAGATCGCCGCGTCGGGGCGCAGGGTGGCGAGCCGATCGCGGGTGAGGCCGTAGCCGACGGTGTATTCGCGGGCGGTGGGGAAGTAGCCGCCGTGCATCCGCTCCTTCTGCACCCGCAGCATCATCACGATGTCGGCCTCGGCGAGGGCGGCGTCGAGGTCGTACGTCGCCTCGCACGGCCAGCTGTCGACGGCGGGCGGCATCAGCGTCGGCGGGGCGACCAGCACCACCCGGGCGCCGAGCGTACGCAGCAGCAGCACGTTGGAGCGGGCCACCCGGGAGTGGGTGACGTCGCCGACGATGACGACGGTGCGGCCCGACCAGTCGGCCTCGGGGTCGCCGGAGACCGCACGGAAGTGCCGGCGCATGGTGAAGGCGTCGAGCAGCGCCTGGGTGGGATGCTCGTGGGTGCCGTCGCCGGCGTTGACCACCGCCGCGTGGGTCCAGCGGGCGGCCTGGGCGGGGGCGCCGGAGGCCATGTGGCGGATCACCAGGGCATCGACGCCCATCGCGGACAGTGTCTGCACGGTGTCGCGCAGCGACTCGCCCTTGGAGACCGAGGAGCCCTTGGCGGAGACGTTGAGGACGTCGGCGGAGAGCCACTTGCCGGCGATCTCGAACGACGACCGGGTGCGGGTGGAGTCCTCGAAGAAGAGGTTCACCACGGTGCGGCCGCGCAGCACCGGCAGCTTCTTCACCTCGCGGGTGCGGACCTCGCTCATCTCCTCGGCGAGGTCGAGGATCGACAGCGTTTCCTCCGGACTGAGATCGGCGGCGGAGAGCAGGTGGCGCATCAGCCCTCCCGGCTCGGACGGGAGATGGTGACCCGGGAGACCCCATCGGTCTCCTCCAGCTGGACGCGGACCTTTTCGTCGGCGGCGGTGGGCAGCTCCCTGCCGACCACGTCGGCGCGGATCGGCAGTTCGCGGTGACCGCGGTCGACCAGCACGGCGAGGCGTACCGCCCGGGGCCGACCGATGTCCTTCAGCGCCTCGAGGGCGGCGGAGACCGTGCGGCCGGAGTAGAGGACGTCGTCCACCAGCACGACCACGGCATCGTCGATCGGCCCGGGCATCCGG encodes:
- a CDS encoding aspartate carbamoyltransferase catalytic subunit; translated protein: MRHLLSAADLSPEETLSILDLAEEMSEVRTREVKKLPVLRGRTVVNLFFEDSTRTRSSFEIAGKWLSADVLNVSAKGSSVSKGESLRDTVQTLSAMGVDALVIRHMASGAPAQAARWTHAAVVNAGDGTHEHPTQALLDAFTMRRHFRAVSGDPEADWSGRTVVIVGDVTHSRVARSNVLLLRTLGARVVLVAPPTLMPPAVDSWPCEATYDLDAALAEADIVMMLRVQKERMHGGYFPTAREYTVGYGLTRDRLATLRPDAAIFHPGPMNRGLEISADAADAAGSRVLDQVAAGVAVRMSVLYHLLGGSTPPLTTPTPSTSSTDAKGPTA
- the pyrR gene encoding bifunctional pyr operon transcriptional regulator/uracil phosphoribosyltransferase PyrR, producing MAAEERTETAPRVVMDADEISRAVIRMAHQVLENDHDAPRLMVVGIPTRGVPLGHRLASAMEEIEGHVVPLGELDVTFYRDDLRRQPTRAVGPTRMPGPIDDAVVVLVDDVLYSGRTVSAALEALKDIGRPRAVRLAVLVDRGHRELPIRADVVGRELPTAADEKVRVQLEETDGVSRVTISRPSREG
- a CDS encoding dihydroorotase, which codes for MTVTPLSTGAPTRLLVTGVTLPDGTTGDVYVDGAVFGDPATVPADVERLDGTGLVALPGLVDPHVHLREPGREDAETIRTGTAAAARGGFTAVQAMANTTPVTDTADIAREVAGIAADQGACVVIPCGAITKGLAGEQLAELGLIHRATGTRCFSDDGHCVADGQVMRRAFEYVRAFDGVLAQHAQDPRLAGPDACCHEGELSGKLGLGGWPTAAESTIVARDVELAALTGARYHVCHVSARESLDIIRAAKARGVRVTAEATPHHLLLTTDLLAGYDTTFKVNPPLRTAEHVEALRAAVADGTIDMIGTDHAPHAAQDKDHAFVDARPGMVGLEQSLAVVIDTLVRPGLLDWAGVADRMSAAPAALLGLTDQGRPVAPGEPANLCLVDPEARHRVDPADTASLSRNNPYAGRELPDPVRLTVCLGHVTYRR